The following are encoded in a window of Fusarium oxysporum f. sp. lycopersici 4287 chromosome 5, whole genome shotgun sequence genomic DNA:
- a CDS encoding CAMK/RAD53 protein kinase has translation MAPQPEKSQLKRPRGSLPDDETETKKPRRAERLEADPDKTPIVNKQHLPSPLTHLTDDSNELNKEPTATPPGQKQHEITPKKTEDTYSQGQALSSPPQDTQPLSQFVDRHPAISDDIEDEIREGVWGYLVPLDPKYGDKPIVLKKRSACPLPDTVADSAKQDNKHHTNENGKSAAMKDEEAFEKKKKEKGVSSGGYLIGRHPECDIVVNDGIVSNRHCLIFTENKGNDTVAIVEDLSSNGTYVNEAIVGRNQRRELEEQDEIAVHGKARFVFRYPQSRQTSAFLQQYTLLEKLGKGHFAEVYLCVEKATGQRFAVKIFTKHPGVEDRSKTEGLQQEIGVLMGVSHPNVLCLKDTFNERDRVYLVLELAPEGELFNYIVMKQKLSEDESRKLFVQLFQGIKYLHERNIVHRDIKPENILLVDKNLHVKLADFGLAKIIGEESFTTTLCGTPSYVAPEILADSKQRKYTKAVDVWSLGVVLYICLCGFPPFSDELYSRDFPFTLSQQIKSGRFDYPSPYWDSVGDPALDLIDSMLIVDPEKRFTIDQCLQHPWLTQSSPGVNDSTGGLVGGIAGLEVNRRAPARERTLLASLNTVQVTAQLEVGKDKNPVKVFSKNKGRVTNIAKESDPAAQRAPDEFIEMGGKGDQELFADDDSSIYPIGDNGEKIKANKAKR, from the exons ATGGCTCCGCAACCCGAGAAGAGCCAATTGAAGCGCCCGCGC GGCTCGTTGCCAGATGATGAGACTGAGACCAAGAAACCTCGACGAGCTGAGCGTCTCGAGGCTGATCCAGACAAGACCCCAATTGTCAACAAGCAACATCTGCCATCACCTCTCACACATCTTACCGATGACTCCAACGAGCTCAACAAGGAGCCTACCGCGACTCCCCCGGGACAGAAGCAACACGAGATAACCCCCAAGAAGACTGAAGACACATACTCTCAAGGCCAAGCGCTATCGTCACCACCTCAAGACACTCAACCGCTCAGCCAGTTCGTTGATCGCCATCCTGCCATCTCCGACGACATCGAAGACGAAATTCGCGAAGGTGTCTGGGGATACCTCGTTCCGCTTGATCCGAAGTATGGCGACAAGCCGATCGTCCTGAAGAAACGAAGCGCATGCCCCCTACCAGACACAGTGGCCGATTCCGCCAAGCAGGATAATAAACATCATACCAACGAGAACGGCAAGTCCGCTGCGATGAAAGACGAAGAGgcctttgagaagaagaagaaggaaaagggcGTCTCTTCTGGTGGTTATCTAATTGGACGCCACCCCGAGTGTG ACATTGTTGTCAACGACGGTATTGTGTCGAACCGGCATTGCCTTATTTTCACCGAAAACAAAGGTAACGATACTGTCGCAATTGTTGAGGATCTGTCGAGCAATGGGACGTACGTCAACGAAGCCATCGTGGGCCGAAATCAGCGCCGCGAACTTGAGGAGCAAGATGAGATTGCTGTCCACGGCAAGGCGCGTTTTGTCTTCCGCTACCCCCAGAGTCGACAGACAAGCGCTTTTCTGCAACAGTACACTCTTTTAGAGAAGCTTGGAAAGGGTCATTTTGCCGAGGTTTATCTATGCGTCGAGAAGGCCACTGGCCAGCGCTTCGCAGTCAAGATTTTCACAAAGCACCCTGGCGTGGAGGATCGCTCAAAGACGGAGGGCTTGCAGCAGGAAATCGGTGTATTGATGGGGGTTAGTCACCCAAACGTTCTTTGCCTAAAGGACACTTTCAACGAGCGTGATCGCGTGTATTTGGTGCTCGAGTTGGCACCAGAGGGAGAACTTTTCAACTACATcgtgatgaagcagaagctcAGCGAAGATGAGTCAAGGAAGTTGTTTGTGCAGCTCTTCCAGGGTATCAAGTACTTG CATGAACGTAACATTGTGCACCGAGATATCAAGCCTGAGAATATCCTGCTGGTTGATAAGAATCTGCATGTAAAGCTTGCTGACTTTGGCCTGGCCAAAATTATTGGAGAAGAATCTTTCACAACTACACTATGTGGAACGCCCAGCTATGTTGCGCCTGAGATTCTCGCAGACTCCAAGCAGCGCAAGTACACAAAGGCCGTCGATGTCTGGTCTTTGGGAGTTGTGCTTTACATTTGCTTGTGTGGTTTCCCACCTTTCTCCGATGAGCTCTACTCGCGCGACTTCCCCTTCACACTCTCCCAGCAGATCAAGAGTGGTCGTTTCGACTACCCTTCCCCTTATTGGGACTCCGTAGGAGACCCAGCCC TTGACCTCATCGACTCTATGTTGATTGTTGATCCCGAGAAGAGATTCACGATTGACCAGTGCCTGCAACACCCGTGGCTCACACAGAGTAGCCCCGGTGTAAATGACAGCACTGGTGGTCTCGTCGGAGGCATTGCAGGCCTCGAGGTCAACCGAAGAGCCCCTGCTCGTGAACGAACTTTGCTGGCCTCTCTCAACACTGTGCAGGTCACTGCTCAGCTTGAAGTtggcaaggacaagaatCCCGTGAAGGTGTTCTCAAAGAACAAAGGTCGCGTTACCAATATTGCAAAGGAGTCTGACCCCGCCGCTCAACGGGCACCAGACGAATTCATTGAGATGGGAGGTAAGGGCGACCAAGAATTATTCGCGGACGATGATTCGAGCATTTACCCAATAGGTGATAATGGCGAGAAGATCAAAGCGAACAAGGCCAAGCGATAA
- a CDS encoding CAMK/RAD53 protein kinase: MKDEEAFEKKKKEKGVSSGGYLIGRHPECDIVVNDGIVSNRHCLIFTENKGNDTVAIVEDLSSNGTYVNEAIVGRNQRRELEEQDEIAVHGKARFVFRYPQSRQTSAFLQQYTLLEKLGKGHFAEVYLCVEKATGQRFAVKIFTKHPGVEDRSKTEGLQQEIGVLMGVSHPNVLCLKDTFNERDRVYLVLELAPEGELFNYIVMKQKLSEDESRKLFVQLFQGIKYLHERNIVHRDIKPENILLVDKNLHVKLADFGLAKIIGEESFTTTLCGTPSYVAPEILADSKQRKYTKAVDVWSLGVVLYICLCGFPPFSDELYSRDFPFTLSQQIKSGRFDYPSPYWDSVGDPALDLIDSMLIVDPEKRFTIDQCLQHPWLTQSSPGVNDSTGGLVGGIAGLEVNRRAPARERTLLASLNTVQVTAQLEVGKDKNPVKVFSKNKGRVTNIAKESDPAAQRAPDEFIEMGGDNGEKIKANKAKR; encoded by the exons ATGAAAGACGAAGAGgcctttgagaagaagaagaaggaaaagggcGTCTCTTCTGGTGGTTATCTAATTGGACGCCACCCCGAGTGTG ACATTGTTGTCAACGACGGTATTGTGTCGAACCGGCATTGCCTTATTTTCACCGAAAACAAAGGTAACGATACTGTCGCAATTGTTGAGGATCTGTCGAGCAATGGGACGTACGTCAACGAAGCCATCGTGGGCCGAAATCAGCGCCGCGAACTTGAGGAGCAAGATGAGATTGCTGTCCACGGCAAGGCGCGTTTTGTCTTCCGCTACCCCCAGAGTCGACAGACAAGCGCTTTTCTGCAACAGTACACTCTTTTAGAGAAGCTTGGAAAGGGTCATTTTGCCGAGGTTTATCTATGCGTCGAGAAGGCCACTGGCCAGCGCTTCGCAGTCAAGATTTTCACAAAGCACCCTGGCGTGGAGGATCGCTCAAAGACGGAGGGCTTGCAGCAGGAAATCGGTGTATTGATGGGGGTTAGTCACCCAAACGTTCTTTGCCTAAAGGACACTTTCAACGAGCGTGATCGCGTGTATTTGGTGCTCGAGTTGGCACCAGAGGGAGAACTTTTCAACTACATcgtgatgaagcagaagctcAGCGAAGATGAGTCAAGGAAGTTGTTTGTGCAGCTCTTCCAGGGTATCAAGTACTTG CATGAACGTAACATTGTGCACCGAGATATCAAGCCTGAGAATATCCTGCTGGTTGATAAGAATCTGCATGTAAAGCTTGCTGACTTTGGCCTGGCCAAAATTATTGGAGAAGAATCTTTCACAACTACACTATGTGGAACGCCCAGCTATGTTGCGCCTGAGATTCTCGCAGACTCCAAGCAGCGCAAGTACACAAAGGCCGTCGATGTCTGGTCTTTGGGAGTTGTGCTTTACATTTGCTTGTGTGGTTTCCCACCTTTCTCCGATGAGCTCTACTCGCGCGACTTCCCCTTCACACTCTCCCAGCAGATCAAGAGTGGTCGTTTCGACTACCCTTCCCCTTATTGGGACTCCGTAGGAGACCCAGCCC TTGACCTCATCGACTCTATGTTGATTGTTGATCCCGAGAAGAGATTCACGATTGACCAGTGCCTGCAACACCCGTGGCTCACACAGAGTAGCCCCGGTGTAAATGACAGCACTGGTGGTCTCGTCGGAGGCATTGCAGGCCTCGAGGTCAACCGAAGAGCCCCTGCTCGTGAACGAACTTTGCTGGCCTCTCTCAACACTGTGCAGGTCACTGCTCAGCTTGAAGTtggcaaggacaagaatCCCGTGAAGGTGTTCTCAAAGAACAAAGGTCGCGTTACCAATATTGCAAAGGAGTCTGACCCCGCCGCTCAACGGGCACCAGACGAATTCATTGAGATGGGAG GTGATAATGGCGAGAAGATCAAAGCGAACAAGGCCAAGCGATAA
- a CDS encoding CAMK/RAD53 protein kinase, protein MAPQPEKSQLKRPRGSLPDDETETKKPRRAERLEADPDKTPIVNKQHLPSPLTHLTDDSNELNKEPTATPPGQKQHEITPKKTEDTYSQGQALSSPPQDTQPLSQFVDRHPAISDDIEDEIREGVWGYLVPLDPKYGDKPIVLKKRSACPLPDTVADSAKQDNKHHTNENGKSAAMKDEEAFEKKKKEKGVSSGGYLIGRHPECDIVVNDGIVSNRHCLIFTENKGNDTVAIVEDLSSNGTYVNEAIVGRNQRRELEEQDEIAVHGKARFVFRYPQSRQTSAFLQQYTLLEKLGKGHFAEVYLCVEKATGQRFAVKIFTKHPGVEDRSKTEGLQQEIGVLMGVSHPNVLCLKDTFNERDRVYLVLELAPEGELFNYIVMKQKLSEDESRKLFVQLFQGIKYLHERNIVHRDIKPENILLVDKNLHVKLADFGLAKIIGEESFTTTLCGTPSYVAPEILADSKQRKYTKAVDVWSLGVVLYICLCGFPPFSDELYSRDFPFTLSQQIKSGRFDYPSPYWDSVGDPALDLIDSMLIVDPEKRFTIDQCLQHPWLTQSSPGVNDSTGGLVGGIAGLEVNRRAPARERTLLASLNTVQVTAQLEVGKDKNPVKVFSKNKGRVTNIAKESDPAAQRAPDEFIEMGGDNGEKIKANKAKR, encoded by the exons ATGGCTCCGCAACCCGAGAAGAGCCAATTGAAGCGCCCGCGC GGCTCGTTGCCAGATGATGAGACTGAGACCAAGAAACCTCGACGAGCTGAGCGTCTCGAGGCTGATCCAGACAAGACCCCAATTGTCAACAAGCAACATCTGCCATCACCTCTCACACATCTTACCGATGACTCCAACGAGCTCAACAAGGAGCCTACCGCGACTCCCCCGGGACAGAAGCAACACGAGATAACCCCCAAGAAGACTGAAGACACATACTCTCAAGGCCAAGCGCTATCGTCACCACCTCAAGACACTCAACCGCTCAGCCAGTTCGTTGATCGCCATCCTGCCATCTCCGACGACATCGAAGACGAAATTCGCGAAGGTGTCTGGGGATACCTCGTTCCGCTTGATCCGAAGTATGGCGACAAGCCGATCGTCCTGAAGAAACGAAGCGCATGCCCCCTACCAGACACAGTGGCCGATTCCGCCAAGCAGGATAATAAACATCATACCAACGAGAACGGCAAGTCCGCTGCGATGAAAGACGAAGAGgcctttgagaagaagaagaaggaaaagggcGTCTCTTCTGGTGGTTATCTAATTGGACGCCACCCCGAGTGTG ACATTGTTGTCAACGACGGTATTGTGTCGAACCGGCATTGCCTTATTTTCACCGAAAACAAAGGTAACGATACTGTCGCAATTGTTGAGGATCTGTCGAGCAATGGGACGTACGTCAACGAAGCCATCGTGGGCCGAAATCAGCGCCGCGAACTTGAGGAGCAAGATGAGATTGCTGTCCACGGCAAGGCGCGTTTTGTCTTCCGCTACCCCCAGAGTCGACAGACAAGCGCTTTTCTGCAACAGTACACTCTTTTAGAGAAGCTTGGAAAGGGTCATTTTGCCGAGGTTTATCTATGCGTCGAGAAGGCCACTGGCCAGCGCTTCGCAGTCAAGATTTTCACAAAGCACCCTGGCGTGGAGGATCGCTCAAAGACGGAGGGCTTGCAGCAGGAAATCGGTGTATTGATGGGGGTTAGTCACCCAAACGTTCTTTGCCTAAAGGACACTTTCAACGAGCGTGATCGCGTGTATTTGGTGCTCGAGTTGGCACCAGAGGGAGAACTTTTCAACTACATcgtgatgaagcagaagctcAGCGAAGATGAGTCAAGGAAGTTGTTTGTGCAGCTCTTCCAGGGTATCAAGTACTTG CATGAACGTAACATTGTGCACCGAGATATCAAGCCTGAGAATATCCTGCTGGTTGATAAGAATCTGCATGTAAAGCTTGCTGACTTTGGCCTGGCCAAAATTATTGGAGAAGAATCTTTCACAACTACACTATGTGGAACGCCCAGCTATGTTGCGCCTGAGATTCTCGCAGACTCCAAGCAGCGCAAGTACACAAAGGCCGTCGATGTCTGGTCTTTGGGAGTTGTGCTTTACATTTGCTTGTGTGGTTTCCCACCTTTCTCCGATGAGCTCTACTCGCGCGACTTCCCCTTCACACTCTCCCAGCAGATCAAGAGTGGTCGTTTCGACTACCCTTCCCCTTATTGGGACTCCGTAGGAGACCCAGCCC TTGACCTCATCGACTCTATGTTGATTGTTGATCCCGAGAAGAGATTCACGATTGACCAGTGCCTGCAACACCCGTGGCTCACACAGAGTAGCCCCGGTGTAAATGACAGCACTGGTGGTCTCGTCGGAGGCATTGCAGGCCTCGAGGTCAACCGAAGAGCCCCTGCTCGTGAACGAACTTTGCTGGCCTCTCTCAACACTGTGCAGGTCACTGCTCAGCTTGAAGTtggcaaggacaagaatCCCGTGAAGGTGTTCTCAAAGAACAAAGGTCGCGTTACCAATATTGCAAAGGAGTCTGACCCCGCCGCTCAACGGGCACCAGACGAATTCATTGAGATGGGAG GTGATAATGGCGAGAAGATCAAAGCGAACAAGGCCAAGCGATAA
- a CDS encoding cytidylate kinase, which produces MPAIEQDAPATIAPQKSTPTFDPKDVTVIFVLGGPGAGKGTQCSKLVSDHGFCHLSAGDLLRAEQERPGSQYGDLIKDYIRNGLIVPMEVTIALLENAMAADLKAKASQKGRFLIDGFPRKMDQAVKFEETVCPAKLVLFFDCPEDVMESRLLERGKTSGRDDDNAESIRKRFRTFIETSMPVVNRFEEVGKVLKLDATPPPDEVYANTEKALAERLGPDF; this is translated from the coding sequence atgcctgCTATCGAACAAGATGCGCCCGCGACCATCGCGCCCCAAAAGTCAACTCCGACTTTCGACCCCAAGGATGTGACTGTCATCTTCGTTCTCGGCGGTCCTGGCGCTGGTAAGGGCACTCAGTGCTCCAAGCTTGTCTCGGACCACGGCTTCTGCCACCTCTCAGCTGGTGATCTTTTGCGTGCCGAGCAGGAAAGACCCGGTTCACAATACGGAGATCTCATCAAGGACTACATTCGAAACGGTCTCATTGTTCCCATGGAGGTGACTATTGCTCTCCTCGAGAACGCCATGGCCGCCGACCTTAAGGCAAAGGCTTCGCAAAAGGGGCGCTTCCTCATTGACGGCTTCCCCCGTAAGATGGACCAGGCCGTCAAGTTTGAAGAGACTGTTTGCCCCGCCAAGCTTGTCCTTTTCTTCGACTGCCCGGAGGACGTCATGGAGTCTCGTCTTCTCGAGCGTGGCAAGACCAGCGGCCGTGACGATGACAACGCCGAGAGTATCCGCAAGCGATTCCGTACCTTCATCGAGACCAGCATGCCTGTCGTCAACCGTTTTGAGGAGGTTGGCAAGGTTCTCAAGCTCGATGCTACCCCTCCTCCTGACGAGGTCTATGCCAACACTGAAAAGGCCCTTGCTGAAAGGTTGGGCCCTGACTTTTAG
- a CDS encoding hypothetical protein (At least one base has a quality score < 10), which produces MEPGLVGWVMELTAWVAPFFIVMSPILSYADQIISMYRNKTSAGFSLDIPLIMLVASFLRIFYWPQAQYDTSLLLQSLLMVIVQIALLKVALDYRPPPPTKGGEAGLPFAGADDGLMGFQRPYNFWQWRSPRRYWHAIMYFAAGLVFLELLLSQMPGLYAVYANTIGCIGLGVEATLPIPQILVNMRSKSSKGLRLSVLAAWIGGDTMKLFWFFTSKSEIPWSFKISGMFQASCDFFLGFQYLLYNSPEEPAQIKEHPMVEWEAPKSTTRSHSRSLTPTRRPAPFVGAEEAK; this is translated from the exons ATGGAGCCAGGACTCGTGGGATGGGTAATGGAGCTTACGGCCTGGGTGGCCCctttcttcatcgtcatgtCGCCCATCCTCTCCTACGCCGACCAAATTATCTCCATGTACCGGAACAAGACCAGCGCAGGCTTCTCGCTCGACATCCCTCTCATCATGCTTGTCGCGTCTTTCCTGAG AATCTTCTACTGGCCCCAAGCGCAATACGATACGAGTCTACTCCTTCAGTCGCTGCTGATGGTTATCGTCCAAATAGCTCTCCTTAAAGTCGCCCTCGACTACCGACCTCCCCCACCTACCAAGGGCGGCGAGGCTGGTCTGCCATTTGCCGGTGCTGATGATGGTTTGATGGGCTTCCAGCGCCCTTATAACTTCTGGCAATGGCGATCCCCTCGACG ATACTGGCATGCCATTATGTACTTTGCTGCCGGTCTTGTATTTTTGGAGCTTCTCCTTTCCCAGATGCCTGGACTATACGCCGTATATGCGAACACCATCGGATGCATTGGACTCGGCGTGGAAGCGACTCTCCCTATCCCTCAGATCTTGGTCAATATGCGGTCCAAGTCATCTAAAGGTCTAAGATTATCGGTCCTGGCTGCTTGGATTGGAGGTGATACCATGAAGCTTTTCTGGTTCTTCACATCGAAATCTGAGATTCCTTGGTCGTTCAAGATTTCGGGTATGTTCCAGGCTTCGTGCGACTTCTTCCTTGGTTTCCAGTACTTGCTTTACAATAGCCCCGAGGAGCCAGCGCAAATCAAGGAACACCCCATGGTTGAGTGGGAGGCACCCAAGTCAACTACACGAAGTCATAGCCGGAGCCTCACCCCTACGCGACGACCTGCGCCATTTGTTGGCGCCGAAGAGGCCAAATAA
- a CDS encoding hypothetical protein (At least one base has a quality score < 10) yields MAPANAKANYKTYEAQARMVRAIVAAHPDVKWNYKDIAKYFGQSTADGIQFQFRTIKKDAEALRYAANNGDDVANCLNLGTASGLPNTPSKPTPSRQPGSRSAKGSKRKTSYTPLNPIKRSGSEDEDDDELNFDEMDHTPSKKVKTTGRTPRGPTPSRTAAQKAAATIAGASAQYNDSESPYEDAPTPTPGPTSAPVGLPAATLPPSATVAPTSIFGNVERKPQPSVVGNSGLDMINSVGLGYPDIFSVAGTFRAPPPDDSSYMEWGDGEI; encoded by the exons ATGGCACCCGCAAATGCCAAAGCCAACTACAAGACCTACGAGGCTCAGGCTCGTATGGTTCGGGCTATCGTCGCCGCTCATCCCGACGTCAAGTGGAACTACAAGG ATATTGCCAAATACTTTGGCCAATCTACCGCAGATGGCATCCAATTCCAGTTCCGAACTATCAAGAAAGACGCTGAGGCCCTTCGTTATGCCGCTAAcaatggtgatgatgtcgcCAACTGCCTCAACCTTGGCACAGCGTCCGGGCTGCCAAATACCCCATCTAAACCTACTCCGTCACGCCAGCCTGGAAGTCGATCGGCCAAGGGATCCAAGCGCAAAACTTCATACACGCCCTTGAATCCCATCAAGCGCTCCGGCTcggaagatgaagacgacgatgagcttAACTTTGATGAAATGGATCATACTCCCTCAAAGAAAGTCAAGACAACTGGTCGTACTCCTCGTGGCCCTACGCCCTCTCGCACAGCTGCCCAGAAGGCCGCTGCTACTATCGCCGGCGCTTCCGCGCAGTACAATGACAGCGAGTCTCCGTACGAGGATGCCCCTACTCCAACTCCAGGTCCTACTTCGGCTCCTGTCGGTCTCCCTGCTGCAACGCTCCCTCCTTCCGCGACTGTTGCTCCGACCTCTATCTTTGGCAACGTAGAGCGTAAGCCTCAGCCGTCCGTGGTGGGAAATTCTGGTCTTGACATGATCAACTCAGTTGGCCTTGGATATCCCGACATCTTCTCAGTCGCGGGAACCTTTCGCGCTCCACCTCCCGATGACTCGTCCTACATGGAATGGGGTGACGGAGAGATCTAA
- a CDS encoding hypothetical protein (At least one base has a quality score < 10) — translation MAPANAKANYKTYEAQARMVRAIVAAHPDVKWNYKEIAACYGSDMTDHALNHRFRKVRATVSIIHAAREQGLDVKDLTTDENLLPTTQGAIDKNNIAKYFGQSTADGIQFQFRTIKKDAEALRYAANNGDDVANCLNLGTASGLPNTPSKPTPSRQPGSRSAKGSKRKTSYTPLNPIKRSGSEDEDDDELNFDEMDHTPSKKVKTTGRTPRGPTPSRTAAQKAAATIAGASAQYNDSESPYEDAPTPTPGPTSAPVGLPAATLPPSATVAPTSIFGNVERKPQPSVVGNSGLDMINSVGLGYPDIFSVAGTFRAPPPDDSSYMEWGDGEI, via the exons ATGGCACCCGCAAATGCCAAAGCCAACTACAAGACCTACGAGGCTCAGGCTCGTATGGTTCGGGCTATCGTCGCCGCTCATCCCGACGTCAAGTGGAACTACAAGG AAATCGCCGCTTGTTACGGCTCTGACATGACAGACCATGCTTTGAATCATCGATTCCGCAAGGTTCGGGCAACTGTCAGCATTATCCATGCGGCCCGTGAGCAAGGTCTCGATGTCAAGGATTTGACCACCGACGAAAACCTCCTCCCTACCACACAGGGAGCTATTGACAAGAACA ATATTGCCAAATACTTTGGCCAATCTACCGCAGATGGCATCCAATTCCAGTTCCGAACTATCAAGAAAGACGCTGAGGCCCTTCGTTATGCCGCTAAcaatggtgatgatgtcgcCAACTGCCTCAACCTTGGCACAGCGTCCGGGCTGCCAAATACCCCATCTAAACCTACTCCGTCACGCCAGCCTGGAAGTCGATCGGCCAAGGGATCCAAGCGCAAAACTTCATACACGCCCTTGAATCCCATCAAGCGCTCCGGCTcggaagatgaagacgacgatgagcttAACTTTGATGAAATGGATCATACTCCCTCAAAGAAAGTCAAGACAACTGGTCGTACTCCTCGTGGCCCTACGCCCTCTCGCACAGCTGCCCAGAAGGCCGCTGCTACTATCGCCGGCGCTTCCGCGCAGTACAATGACAGCGAGTCTCCGTACGAGGATGCCCCTACTCCAACTCCAGGTCCTACTTCGGCTCCTGTCGGTCTCCCTGCTGCAACGCTCCCTCCTTCCGCGACTGTTGCTCCGACCTCTATCTTTGGCAACGTAGAGCGTAAGCCTCAGCCGTCCGTGGTGGGAAATTCTGGTCTTGACATGATCAACTCAGTTGGCCTTGGATATCCCGACATCTTCTCAGTCGCGGGAACCTTTCGCGCTCCACCTCCCGATGACTCGTCCTACATGGAATGGGGTGACGGAGAGATCTAA
- a CDS encoding hypothetical protein (At least one base has a quality score < 10) → MVIVQIALLKVALDYRPPPPTKGGEAGLPFAGADDGLMGFQRPYNFWQWRSPRRYWHAIMYFAAGLVFLELLLSQMPGLYAVYANTIGCIGLGVEATLPIPQILVNMRSKSSKGLRLSVLAAWIGGDTMKLFWFFTSKSEIPWSFKISGMFQASCDFFLGFQYLLYNSPEEPAQIKEHPMVEWEAPKSTTRSHSRSLTPTRRPAPFVGAEEAK, encoded by the exons ATGGTTATCGTCCAAATAGCTCTCCTTAAAGTCGCCCTCGACTACCGACCTCCCCCACCTACCAAGGGCGGCGAGGCTGGTCTGCCATTTGCCGGTGCTGATGATGGTTTGATGGGCTTCCAGCGCCCTTATAACTTCTGGCAATGGCGATCCCCTCGACG ATACTGGCATGCCATTATGTACTTTGCTGCCGGTCTTGTATTTTTGGAGCTTCTCCTTTCCCAGATGCCTGGACTATACGCCGTATATGCGAACACCATCGGATGCATTGGACTCGGCGTGGAAGCGACTCTCCCTATCCCTCAGATCTTGGTCAATATGCGGTCCAAGTCATCTAAAGGTCTAAGATTATCGGTCCTGGCTGCTTGGATTGGAGGTGATACCATGAAGCTTTTCTGGTTCTTCACATCGAAATCTGAGATTCCTTGGTCGTTCAAGATTTCGGGTATGTTCCAGGCTTCGTGCGACTTCTTCCTTGGTTTCCAGTACTTGCTTTACAATAGCCCCGAGGAGCCAGCGCAAATCAAGGAACACCCCATGGTTGAGTGGGAGGCACCCAAGTCAACTACACGAAGTCATAGCCGGAGCCTCACCCCTACGCGACGACCTGCGCCATTTGTTGGCGCCGAAGAGGCCAAATAA